A region of Cellulophaga sp. RHA19 DNA encodes the following proteins:
- a CDS encoding LytR/AlgR family response regulator transcription factor, giving the protein MKELQCIVVDDEPIARQILENYIETIPNLVVIASCKNALEALEVLHEKQVDLLFLDINMPKFSGLSLLKTIQQKPSVIITTAYPEYAIEGFELAVTDYLLKPFSLERFLQAVLKVQHKQPKTETSNLAVNLNKVQTSVFVKSDKKIIKVNFDDILYIEAYGNYIKIFADKMILTPQTLSSFLEKLPDSFIRVHKSFIINFNKLKLIDGNQVILENNSKLPLGKLYRKSILDKVSG; this is encoded by the coding sequence ATGAAAGAATTACAATGTATTGTTGTTGATGATGAGCCAATTGCACGTCAAATTTTAGAAAATTATATAGAAACTATACCAAATTTAGTAGTTATAGCATCGTGTAAAAATGCTCTTGAGGCTTTGGAGGTTTTACATGAAAAGCAAGTAGATTTATTATTTTTAGATATTAATATGCCTAAATTTTCAGGTTTAAGTTTATTAAAAACAATACAACAAAAACCTAGTGTTATTATTACAACTGCTTATCCTGAGTATGCTATAGAGGGTTTTGAGCTTGCTGTTACGGATTACTTGCTAAAGCCATTTTCTTTAGAACGTTTTTTACAAGCCGTATTAAAAGTACAACATAAACAACCAAAGACTGAAACTAGCAACTTAGCAGTAAATTTAAATAAAGTACAAACTTCTGTTTTTGTAAAGAGTGATAAGAAAATTATTAAAGTTAATTTTGATGATATTTTATATATTGAAGCTTATGGTAATTATATAAAAATATTTGCTGATAAGATGATTTTAACACCACAAACACTGTCAAGCTTTTTAGAAAAACTACCTGACTCATTTATCCGTGTACATAAATCATTTATTATCAATTTTAATAAACTAAAACTAATAGACGGTAACCAGGTTATACTAGAAAACAATAGTAAACTACCCTTAGGAAAGTTGTATAGAAAAAGTATTTTAGATAAAGTATCTGGCTAA
- a CDS encoding sensor histidine kinase: protein MSKLDSWIDNKIVQNLFIWFFFFIILLTSINTENVIISAIFTILLIAPSVYINNLLVLPYFREKKHLFFLFFILNTVFFTIISVLLIKEATHQDFKIGMFINFFGIMVLVLVFASSLKFARDSFLRRQQEKEAELKLLKAQLNPHFLFNTLNNLYGLSVIKSNKLPDLMLKLSDLLRYSLYETKEKLVPLEKEIEYLDNYISLEKIRLEETTIINFEKSGNTSSIKIAPMLFIVFVENAFKHLGVLNAKKSKVSISLKVESNKLFFKCENTKDFTSLNHNSLEKEKNGIGLVNAKKRLALMYPEKHNLTINNKEETFSVVLMLHF from the coding sequence ATGTCAAAATTAGATTCTTGGATAGATAATAAAATTGTGCAAAACCTCTTTATTTGGTTTTTCTTTTTTATCATTCTGTTAACTTCAATAAATACAGAGAATGTAATAATTTCTGCAATATTTACTATACTATTAATAGCACCTTCTGTTTATATAAATAACTTATTGGTTCTGCCTTATTTTAGAGAAAAAAAACACCTTTTTTTCTTGTTTTTTATTTTAAACACAGTGTTTTTTACCATTATATCTGTCTTATTAATTAAAGAGGCTACACATCAAGATTTTAAAATTGGAATGTTTATTAATTTCTTTGGAATAATGGTTTTGGTTTTAGTTTTTGCTTCATCTCTAAAATTTGCAAGAGATAGTTTTTTACGAAGACAACAAGAAAAGGAAGCCGAATTAAAACTACTGAAAGCACAATTAAACCCTCATTTTTTATTTAATACACTTAATAATTTATATGGTTTATCTGTAATTAAGTCTAATAAATTACCTGATTTAATGTTAAAACTATCAGATTTGTTACGCTATAGTTTATATGAAACAAAGGAAAAATTAGTACCATTAGAAAAGGAGATTGAATATTTAGATAATTATATTTCTTTAGAAAAAATAAGATTAGAGGAGACCACTATTATTAATTTTGAAAAATCGGGTAATACATCTTCTATAAAAATAGCGCCAATGCTTTTTATTGTTTTTGTAGAAAATGCGTTTAAACATTTAGGTGTTTTAAATGCTAAAAAAAGTAAAGTATCTATATCATTAAAAGTAGAATCAAATAAACTTTTTTTTAAATGTGAAAATACTAAAGATTTTACCTCATTAAATCATAACAGTTTAGAAAAAGAAAAAAATGGAATTGGTCTTGTAAATGCAAAGAAAAGACTAGCTTTAATGTATCCAGAAAAACATAACTTAACCATAAATAATAAAGAAGAAACTTTTAGTGTAGTGCTAATGTTGCATTTTTAA
- a CDS encoding serine hydrolase domain-containing protein has translation MKTLQKLTLLMFILIQLIGNSQTKDINIFAEKYNSILKKQNKGIAILVRKNNKTEHISLGNFNLTEHSVFNIGSATKTFTAILILQEMEKGNIKLTDSIGKYLSPIKNVDPSLTIKSLLTHESGLDEVIGENIEKIFYAKKDSLYNINLLNEVEKSNPKLKGKFNYCNTNYFLLGKIIEKVTDQNYFDLLRERIFIPINMKETYPYVHKNINNLATPFYKNKDVTSYIDYRYFANIAYAAGSIASTLSDMEIFYTSLFETEKLLQKETLKLMLESGNKTYGYGIFKFNFNNKNYYGHGGNNIGYAFRNEYNPTTKNLYLIFSNSKSITSKKAITSDLLAYVNDNSISNFKKIDLKKFKKYTGTYLLKEANLTLNIIQENNKMYLVVDAQKVKSELIQKNDKALYDTTVGVILTQIEGDSNSLEFNQNGFKTVISKINSKN, from the coding sequence ATGAAAACTTTACAAAAACTAACATTATTAATGTTTATACTCATCCAACTCATTGGAAATAGCCAAACAAAAGACATTAATATTTTTGCAGAAAAATATAATTCTATATTAAAAAAGCAAAACAAAGGAATTGCAATTTTAGTTAGAAAAAATAATAAAACAGAACATATAAGTCTTGGCAACTTTAACCTAACAGAACATAGCGTTTTTAATATAGGTAGTGCTACCAAAACCTTTACTGCTATTCTTATTTTACAAGAAATGGAGAAAGGAAATATTAAACTTACAGATAGTATTGGCAAATACCTTTCACCTATAAAAAACGTAGACCCTTCTTTAACTATTAAAAGTCTATTAACACACGAGAGTGGATTAGATGAAGTTATAGGAGAAAACATAGAAAAAATTTTCTATGCTAAAAAAGATTCACTGTATAACATAAATTTATTAAATGAGGTAGAAAAAAGTAACCCCAAACTTAAAGGTAAATTTAATTATTGCAATACTAATTATTTTCTTCTTGGAAAAATCATAGAAAAGGTAACAGATCAAAACTATTTTGATTTGCTAAGAGAACGCATTTTTATACCTATTAATATGAAAGAAACCTACCCGTATGTTCACAAAAACATCAACAATTTAGCAACTCCTTTCTATAAAAATAAAGATGTTACATCCTACATAGATTATAGATATTTTGCAAATATTGCATATGCAGCAGGTAGTATTGCTTCTACATTATCTGATATGGAAATATTTTATACCTCTCTCTTTGAAACCGAGAAACTATTACAAAAAGAAACATTAAAACTAATGTTAGAGTCTGGTAATAAAACTTACGGTTACGGCATATTTAAATTCAATTTTAATAATAAAAACTATTACGGTCACGGAGGAAATAATATAGGATACGCTTTTAGAAATGAATACAACCCAACAACTAAAAATTTGTATTTAATATTTTCTAACTCAAAAAGCATTACTTCTAAGAAAGCAATTACTAGCGATTTATTGGCTTATGTAAATGACAATTCAATATCTAACTTTAAAAAAATAGACTTAAAAAAATTTAAAAAATACACAGGAACTTATTTACTTAAAGAAGCTAATTTAACTTTAAATATAATACAAGAAAATAATAAAATGTATCTAGTAGTTGATGCTCAAAAGGTTAAGAGTGAACTAATTCAAAAAAATGACAAAGCTCTTTATGATACTACTGTAGGGGTTATTTTAACTCAAATAGAAGGAGATAGTAATAGTCTAGAGTTTAATCAAAATGGGTTTAAAACTGTAATTAGTAAAATAAACTCTAAAAATTAA
- a CDS encoding ABC transporter ATP-binding protein has translation MTLEIQNVSKKYNKNQYGVKDFSISIEKGILGLLGPNGAGKSTLLKMIATVNKPTKGCIILNKNNIIKDANYMRKQLGFLPQDFGVYPNLNAYEFLEYIAAMKGVGGNNLKSRISKLLEGLNLIDAAKKPIGSYSGGMKQRVGIAQALLNNPKIVIFDEPTVGLDPEERVRFRNLISDLANDCIVILSSHIVSDIDTIADKVAIMKKGTLLSYGTQENILQHVTNKVFETTIDKENLTAFKADKIIVSASRKNNQLLVRYITNTPIENSIKKTANLEDAYLYLTKTK, from the coding sequence ATGACACTAGAAATACAAAATGTATCTAAAAAATACAATAAAAACCAATATGGTGTGAAAGATTTTTCTATTAGTATAGAAAAAGGAATATTAGGCTTATTAGGTCCTAATGGGGCAGGAAAATCTACTTTATTAAAAATGATAGCTACAGTTAATAAACCAACTAAAGGCTGCATTATATTAAACAAAAACAATATTATTAAAGATGCTAATTATATGCGAAAACAATTGGGTTTTTTACCTCAGGATTTTGGTGTATACCCAAACTTAAATGCATACGAATTTTTAGAGTACATAGCAGCTATGAAAGGAGTTGGCGGAAATAATCTAAAATCTAGAATATCAAAATTACTAGAAGGTTTAAACTTAATTGACGCTGCTAAAAAACCAATAGGAAGCTATTCTGGAGGAATGAAACAAAGAGTTGGTATTGCACAGGCTTTACTTAACAATCCTAAAATTGTAATTTTTGATGAACCTACAGTTGGTTTAGACCCAGAAGAACGTGTACGCTTTAGAAATTTAATATCTGACTTAGCAAACGATTGTATAGTTATTTTATCTTCTCATATTGTTTCTGACATTGATACTATTGCAGATAAGGTTGCAATTATGAAAAAAGGCACTCTACTTTCTTACGGAACTCAAGAAAATATATTACAACACGTAACAAATAAAGTATTTGAGACAACTATTGATAAAGAGAATTTAACAGCTTTTAAAGCTGATAAAATTATAGTTAGTGCATCAAGAAAAAATAACCAATTATTAGTACGCTATATAACAAATACACCTATTGAAAATTCTATAAAAAAAACAGCAAATTTAGAAGATGCTTATCTCTACTTAACCAAAACAAAATAA